CGAAGGTGCCGTCCACGAAGCATTCATAGAGACGGAAGCGAGCTTGCTCTTCAACCAAGCGACCCATCGAACGCATGAGATGATCAAAAACCCCCGCCCTCACCCAACGCAAGAACCAGCGATGCACACTGCTCTTGGAACCAAACCGCTTGGGCAGATCTTTCCACTTCGCGCCGTTGTCCAAGACCCAGAAGATCCCGGCCAAAGCACGGCGTTTTTCGATCGGCGGTCTGCCGCCTTTGCGACTGACCGCATGGACGGGAACCAACATTTCAAGGACATCGAGTTGTGTTTTGCTGAGTATAAGCATGACCATAACTCGGCAGCGTTCATGCCAATAATGGGAGTTTTGGGATAGCTTCTACTAAAAAATGGCAACCTGGCTGTCGTGCAAAATCGTGTTCCGACCCGAACGCGAACTCTGCTCGTTAGCCAGACCGCTGCGAGTTTTGCGGTGCCGGGAAAGTGGCTCCCCGTGCACCCCTCAGGTGAGAAGGTTTCGCTCTTTTCTATCCGTAGAAGCCCTTTGACGTTGAGGCGGTTGCAGGATTTCGAATCCTGCTCGTTACCGATCCCAAGAATGCGTAACTGACGGACTGTGGTTAACCCGGGCTAAGGTCCGCAAAAACGCGCGTTTGGATATAATCAGATGACGGGGATAGCGAGCAAAGTCCGGGGCATCGGAAGCTGGTGATGTCTACATTCATTTCCAATGCGAAATCGACGTCGCGCATCCATTTGGCGCGCGCAACCCGTGAGGAGCAGAATCAACAGAACTACATGGAGTATTGCGTTCGCGCGCAAAGCCGACCAACGTCAAGTTTCAGGCGCTGGTTTGCCATCTTCACCAGCCGACGGTTTTTGGGCTTTCTGCTCTTTTTTCGAGCGTTTGATCGCCAGCACAGCCGAGAGTGCCGGCTTCGGTTGCAGCGCCCGGTCCCATAGCAAGGGGTGGTTGGTGCGCTTCGACGGCCAGTTGTTGAGCCAACTCCGTCCGTCGTGCAGGCCCCAGAAGGTAACTCTCGTGATCTTGTCTTGATGCTTCAGAAACAAGGCGAAAAGCCGCGCGTATTGTTCGGCCAAACGTTGTTCGACATCGTCGGGGAGGCCGTTCACAAAAGGGTCGTCACCGTCCTGTTCCCTGCGCCTCACCTCGGCACCGGAGGTCTCGCGGGCCACAACGTCGATATCAAGCTCGGTAATCATCACCTTCATACCCAAGCGGTCGAAAGCAACGATCGCATCCTCGATATCCTCGAACGGAATATGGTCGAGTTGCCAGTGGCCTTGGATGCCTATGCCATCGATGGGTGCACCGCGCCGCCTGAGGTCACGAATGAGGCGCAGCGTTTTGTCGCGCTTGGGGCGGCGCTCGATGTTGTAGTCATTGTAGTAGAGTTCGGCATCGTGGTCCGCCTTGCGAGCGGCGATGAAGGCTTCCGCGATGTAATCCTCGCCGATACTGGTCAGCCATTTGGATTTCCGCAGGTAGTCATCGCCATCGTCTATGGCTTCGTTGACCACGTCCCAACTCTTCACCCGGCCGGTGAAATGTCCGGCGACCGCCTCGATATGTCGCCGCATGCGTTGAATCACCAATTCCCGGCCGGCGGGCTGGCCGGCATCGGAGAAAAACCATTCTGGGCACTGCGCATGCCAGATGAGGGTGTGGCCATTGACCGTGAGTCCGTTGTCGCGGGCCATCTCCACAAGAGCATCGGCCTCGGAAAAGTTGAAGTTACCCTCCGTTGGCTGCAGTGACTCCGGCTTCATACAGTTCTCCGGCGTGAGGGTGTTGAAATTTTCGAACAGCAACTGTCGTTCCGCCCCGGTGAGTTCGGTGTCGGGTATGGCCGCGCCGAGAGCAAAGCTGTTGCCGAAACGCCCGAGGAGAGTGTTTTCAATCTGGCTCTGGGAGAAAGTGGACGGACTTTCGCCAAAAGATTCCGGCCCTAGCACCAAGCAAAGGGCAAATATAGCCACCAAGGCTGACCAGGCTGTCCGTTTACTTGTCATGGCTCTAAGTCTGCCGCAAAAACGACAATTCGTCAAAATGGCTTATAAAAGGTCTTGGTGCGCTTCCCAACTCAGCAGAAGGAGATTCAAGCTCGGCTCTGTGAAACGCAAGACTGCCGAGGTCTTACGGATGCCCGCTCCGCCAGCTATCACGATAGCGCTTGTTGATTTCATCCCAAACCCGATCCGCGGTCGCTTCACCGCGCAAGTATTGCTGCAAAGGAACTCCCGCCTCCTCCTGCAAGGGCACGTAGCCGTCGTAGCGCGGACGGACGAGGCAGTGCTCCTGATCCGCGAGAGAGTCCCGGAAGAAACCGCCGGTGACGAACCCAAGCGACGGGTCGACCCAAGCTTCCCGCCGGGAGGGCTGTCCGCCGGCCAGAGTGTAAATACCCGCCTGCACTGCCGCGCTGCCGGTGAAAAGCGCGTAATCGAGGGCGCGGTTCACCTCCGGGCATTTCTTCGACACCGCGATGCCCGTGCCGCCGACAATGCTGCGCAAGGGACGCCCGTCATCGAGCTTCGGCAAAGGACCGTAGCGCAGCGGCCGGGCGGCGAACGACGGGCGGCAATAATTCCCGTAGCTGTAAGCAAAAGCGCAAAGGGCAATGTCATCGCCGCGTGTCATGTGCTCGGCGATGGCGATGGGATTCCATTCGTGGATTTTTGCCGGCATTTTTTCCGCGAGACGCCGAAGCAGATCCATCGCGCCGCGACCGGACGCTGGGTCGCAGATCCTCTCCGGATCGGCGGCTATTTCCCCGCCCAAGGCGGCGACGAGCATCGACCAATTGAGGAAAAGATCGGCGGGAAAGCCCGGCATGACGGCATGTCCGGCGTCGGCAAGAGCCACCAACTCGCTCCACGTCTCCGGAAACTTGAGGCTGTGGCGCTGCAGCAAGTCCGGTCGGCAGCTCGGGGTCGGTGTGGCTGCGTCGATTGGAATGGCCAGAAGTTTGCTTTCGTAAAGGTAGCTCTCGAAGCTCGGCCCCACCGAGTTGGCCTCGAGATCGGTGCGCTGCGCGGCGGAAAGCAAAGGCGCCAAGTCGTGGACCAGACCGCGGGCGAAACAACAACCGGCCCACGGATGATCGATAACAATGAGATCGAACCTCCGCGCCAGTTCGTCGATCGGCATGTGACCGAATTCGTGGAGCGAGCGTTTCTCCCAGCGGATGCGGACACCCGGATGCAGTTCCTCGTAGCGCTGCGCGGTGGCCACCAGCGACGGCAAGGCGCGACTGTGGTTCCAGGTGATGCCGGTTAGTTCTAGCACGCTGACAACAACCTCCTTAAAGGAAGACTTTCACCGGAAGGTTGGTCTTCGATGATTGAACCGCGGCCTCGATGACCTGCATTGAAGCAAAGCCGAGGCGTCCGTCGGACCCGTTCGGCGCCAAACCGAGCACCGCATCCACGAAGTTGTCCAGCGGTCCACGCTCAGGGTAAATCCCCGCGGCGGGAATCGGCGGTAGCACGCGGCGCTCGCCCTCGAAGGGAATGAAGACCGCCTCGCCCTTCCACAACTCGAGCAGGACGATTCCCCTGGTCCCGTAAACGCGCACTTCGTAATTGCGCTCGGACATCGGTGTGGCGCCCGTGCTGGCCACCGTGACAAGGGCGCCGTTCTCCATCGTGACTGTCAATGCGTCGTAGATGTCGTTGACCGAGCCCTCGTTCTCGAACCGCGCATAGACCTCCACCGGACGCAGACCGGTGAGAAAAGTGAGATAAGCGGCCGCGTGGGAAATCTGGCAATAAATCTGGCCGCCGCCGGCGATGGCCGGATCATTGTAAGAACCGATGCACGGCTCGATATAGACATCGGCCTGACCGTGGGTGGGCGTGGTGTTGATCCCCTTGAGAAGCTTGTCGATCGGGTTGGTCATGAGGACGGAAATCATGCGGATCTCGCCGAGGTCCCCGCGCCGGATCATCTCGCGCACCTCCATCCCGTGCGGGGTGAAGTGCCAAGGGCAGCTGATGAGCAACTGAACGCCCTTGGCTTCGGCCAATTCGCACAACTCCTTCGCCTCGGCCGCGGTGAAGGTCATGGGTTTCTCCAGCAAAACGTGCTTGCCGCGTTCCAAGGCCGCCTTGGCCTGCACATGATGCATGTTGGGCGTCGTGGCGATGACCACGGCGTCGAGTCCGGGCAATTCAAGCAAGGCAAACGGATCGGTCACAGCGTGCGCGGCGCCAAAATCCCGCGCGACTTTGTCCGCTTTATCCTGCGAGCGCGACTGCACGGCGACCAATCGGGCGCGCGGGTGGGCGTTGATCGCCGGGATGTGGGCTGAGGTGGCCCACCAACCGGCGCCGATCACACCGATTCGCAAGGGGGATGCGTCTTTCATGCGTCTTGCGGTTGGTATGGTTTGAGCTTGTCGCGGTTCAAATCGACCCCGAAACCGGGTTTTTTCGGGTCGAGTGTGATCCGGCCGTTCACTGGTAGCGGCTCCCCGACGATCGTGTCGAAGATCGGGTGCAGGTCGCGGCCTTCGCCGGTGGTGAGGAATTCGGCGTAGGGACTGTTCGTGTTGCTCATGACGAAGTGGTAATTGTAAACAGACGCGCCGTGCGGGATGACCGGCATGTCATAGGGCTTCGCCATGGCCGCGATTCGGCGCGTCGGGGTGAGGCCGCCGCACCATTGGATTTCCGGCTGGATAATATCCGTCGCGCGACGCGCGATGATGTCGTGAAAGGCTTTGTAGTGATACTCGAGATTGCCCGTGGCGAGCTGTATCGGCGCGATGCGCTCGCGCAAATAAGCGTTTTGCTCCGTGGCCCAACCGTTCTGCAGCGGATCCTCGAACCATTTGACGTCGTAGGGACGGATGCGCTCGGCCAAACGGGAGGCAAATTCAACGTCCCACGAAAGATAGCAGTCGATCATTATCTCCATGTCGTCGCCGAGATCAGAGCGCAGCTTGGCGATGAGGTTTTCCATGTTCCTGAGCCCCTCGCGTCCGCTCTCCACCCCCCACGGGGCGGCGATTTTCACGCCGAAGAATCCGCGGTCTTTCCAATGCTCCGCGTAGTCGGGATGGATCGTGGCATAGCACGGGATGGACTCCTTGGTCTGTCCTCCGAGCAACTT
The window above is part of the Chthoniobacterales bacterium genome. Proteins encoded here:
- a CDS encoding endo-1,4-beta-xylanase codes for the protein MTSKRTAWSALVAIFALCLVLGPESFGESPSTFSQSQIENTLLGRFGNSFALGAAIPDTELTGAERQLLFENFNTLTPENCMKPESLQPTEGNFNFSEADALVEMARDNGLTVNGHTLIWHAQCPEWFFSDAGQPAGRELVIQRMRRHIEAVAGHFTGRVKSWDVVNEAIDDGDDYLRKSKWLTSIGEDYIAEAFIAARKADHDAELYYNDYNIERRPKRDKTLRLIRDLRRRGAPIDGIGIQGHWQLDHIPFEDIEDAIVAFDRLGMKVMITELDIDVVARETSGAEVRRREQDGDDPFVNGLPDDVEQRLAEQYARLFALFLKHQDKITRVTFWGLHDGRSWLNNWPSKRTNHPLLWDRALQPKPALSAVLAIKRSKKEQKAQKPSAGEDGKPAPET
- a CDS encoding carbohydrate ABC transporter substrate-binding protein, which encodes MLELTGITWNHSRALPSLVATAQRYEELHPGVRIRWEKRSLHEFGHMPIDELARRFDLIVIDHPWAGCCFARGLVHDLAPLLSAAQRTDLEANSVGPSFESYLYESKLLAIPIDAATPTPSCRPDLLQRHSLKFPETWSELVALADAGHAVMPGFPADLFLNWSMLVAALGGEIAADPERICDPASGRGAMDLLRRLAEKMPAKIHEWNPIAIAEHMTRGDDIALCAFAYSYGNYCRPSFAARPLRYGPLPKLDDGRPLRSIVGGTGIAVSKKCPEVNRALDYALFTGSAAVQAGIYTLAGGQPSRREAWVDPSLGFVTGGFFRDSLADQEHCLVRPRYDGYVPLQEEAGVPLQQYLRGEATADRVWDEINKRYRDSWRSGHP
- a CDS encoding Gfo/Idh/MocA family oxidoreductase; translation: MKDASPLRIGVIGAGWWATSAHIPAINAHPRARLVAVQSRSQDKADKVARDFGAAHAVTDPFALLELPGLDAVVIATTPNMHHVQAKAALERGKHVLLEKPMTFTAAEAKELCELAEAKGVQLLISCPWHFTPHGMEVREMIRRGDLGEIRMISVLMTNPIDKLLKGINTTPTHGQADVYIEPCIGSYNDPAIAGGGQIYCQISHAAAYLTFLTGLRPVEVYARFENEGSVNDIYDALTVTMENGALVTVASTGATPMSERNYEVRVYGTRGIVLLELWKGEAVFIPFEGERRVLPPIPAAGIYPERGPLDNFVDAVLGLAPNGSDGRLGFASMQVIEAAVQSSKTNLPVKVFL
- a CDS encoding L-rhamnonate dehydratase (catalyzes the formation of 2-keto-3-deoxy-L-rhamnonate from L-rhamnonate), translated to MKITDFKLYTITSGDTGARGAAQGESQYWGGGWQAGTLISNPMSVHPKYARIRSLWMGPGQDPYAIEIETDEGVTGACVNYGGGAFACAVIDQHFRRFLIGQDPFNIELIWDQMNRSTMPYGLGGITNMAMAGVDIALHDLVARALDLPVYKLLGGQTKESIPCYATIHPDYAEHWKDRGFFGVKIAAPWGVESGREGLRNMENLIAKLRSDLGDDMEIMIDCYLSWDVEFASRLAERIRPYDVKWFEDPLQNGWATEQNAYLRERIAPIQLATGNLEYHYKAFHDIIARRATDIIQPEIQWCGGLTPTRRIAAMAKPYDMPVIPHGASVYNYHFVMSNTNSPYAEFLTTGEGRDLHPIFDTIVGEPLPVNGRITLDPKKPGFGVDLNRDKLKPYQPQDA